The sequence acttttgtttttgaatacctaagttttgaatattatattcgttTATCGgctatttattgttaaaaataattgaataatttagtTGATACAATTTTTCccataactatattttttttccaaactgAATAACTGTCGTACAAGTTTTGTGCCCctgcaattttaaattacttaattataattttatatcccGTTCCGAAAACGTATCTAGAATGGCATCGCTTATCATTCCCTCTCGTTTACACACGGCCGTTCGGTATGCAAAAAAATAgagtaaagtaaaaatatttatttgacttTCAAAgatgtatataataatatagtacctgtattaattatactacTCTTTCGAAATCTCACCGTAATAGCGCTAATGTAGCAAATAGTgggttgaaaattttaatatttctaggccgggagatactgacacaaaatattgggtcatttgtaatagtatggcggttctacagtgGTTCTACATTATGGCCTGTCGATTTTCGTCAAAGATTTTCGTACATGGCTGCAGGACGATGATTAATCAAAGTTTTTTATCAATCAAAGCATTCGCGTCAGTATGGCGGGCTGTAAGTCACACCTGAATagtatggcatgacactaccgCCTACTTCTTTTatatgggctatcggtaaattttataatttttgtgcaACAAATCGTTTGACACTCGTAATTTatccgacgagttcgactaacgcccaaGCAAGTACCGGCGAGTGGATGATGGTCAGAacttctgaccatcatttctCTTTTTGTCAATGCGTATTATggcccctgtagaaccgccatagCCCAtaatgttacaaatgacccaatattttgtgtcagtatctcccggcctagaAATTAATACACACATgggtaaataaaacacatagaAAGATACTtttctcaaatattttatttcaaattttggAACATTAACAACCTTACCAAGAACCTTACAAACAACATTGCAACACCATCACCTACTATTAAAACCTTATTAAAAcagttattttgaaaagtgTTGAagtgaaattgaaataattgatgtaatttaataattggtctAAAGTCTAAACATTGGAAGAAATTTTCTCAAAACTAAAAAAGTAACATgctcttaatttttttttattgagaaaaaaaaaatgcccgTACTCGAAAATTAAGTACTGCCACTACCATATTTACGCTGATGATGTCCAATTATATACCTCTTTTAAACCTGATAATACTGACGAATTCATACAAAAAATCAGTCGTTGACAGACGATCGTGCATAATACACGTCCTTATACaactataaatatttctatctACCCGCTAACGCAATGTCTAAGTGtgatatttgtaaaaaaacgGTTACCAAATCAATTCCTGGTTGCGAGTGTAACAAGTGTGAAAGAATTGTTCATCTTAACACCCGATGCAGTGGTCTAACTAATAAGCAGATTGCCGCGCTTAAGGCTGCCCCTAGTTTAGAATGGACCTGCTTGGAATGTCAGCGCGAGTCACCCAGACGTAACTCATCTATTATTATTCCCGAAGACGACGATGAAGACGACACCCATGTACAGATAAACGCGAAAAAGTTGCTGAGTAACATAACGAGGGAAGTcgaaaaagcaataaaaagtGAAATGCGCGAACTAAATGAAGCATTACAATTTCATAGCGCTAAATTAGATGAAGTCGTAGAAAGCATGGAtacattcaaacaaactattAAAACACTAGAGCGGAAGAACATCGAACTAACAAACCGAAATAATAATCTAGAAACTCGTGTCGGTGCATTAGAGCAACGCCTACAAGAAATTGAACAAGCAAAACTCTCAAAATACGTGGAAATCGCAAACATTCCGCATGAAGCTACAGAGGTTGTCAACAAGTTAGTAGAAAAGGTGGCACTAAAACTTAACCAGCCGGTCGAAAGTATCAGGAGTTCACGCCGACTACAAAGCAAAAACCAACCAGCTAATATAATGGTGGAATTAAGAAACGAAAAAGCACAAGAAGATTGGCTAACGGCTGCCAGATCCTACAATACTAAGGTATCAGATGTCTGCCCATCCCATCTAAATAACAACAACACCGTTTTTATTAGAGAAGCCATgacaaaaatgaataaaaatttgctaTGGGAAACTAAGCAAGAACTAAAAATCAATCTAAATTTCAAGTATGTATGGTTTAAGAAAGGATTCGTTAAAGCTCGTAAAGATGATagttcaaaaatttatattattagaagCTCGGCGGACATACACGCTATAGCAAAAAGTAAATCCTAaactttgttttgtatttaaataggtagttaACGCTTGCAACAGatcataaaattgtatataatatggatAGTTTACAAGATAATGTCTATGAAGTCTTcgattgtataaatataaacgattttttaaacaacattCCCAATATGCCTATAAATCTATTGTGTATCCACATTAATATAAGATCCGTCATTAAAAACTTTGTTACATTACAACAGTGTATATCATCCGCACAAAAGCGCATTGATGTTATTATACTTACTGAGGTTAACATTACGGATAATATTAGTAGCTTATATCACTTAAACGGCTATCAAATGTATACGTCTCTAAGAAAATGTAAAAGGGGTGGGggtattattgtatatgtaagtaataaacatacatgtTACGTACACAATGTAAACACAAATTATTTCGAAAACGTATTATTCACAATAACCACTCACACAAACTATAATACAAACATTTGTGCAATATATCGTCCCCCTAACACTAATAAACACTTATTTATCGATGAACTTAACAGACTAATAATGAATAAGTGCCCTATAAAAACTGATCTTCATATACTGGGTGATATTAACATAGATCTGCAATCAGACACtcctataaaacataaatataataatacaatgcaTGGTCTAGGCCTTTTGTGTGGGATCACAGCTTACACTAGAATCgaaacatataataataaaataagtaaatcatGCATAGATCACATCTACACTCGATCACACGCAAAAGATCTATTCACAGCAGCGATCGGTACGACACTAGCGGATCACCGGGCCGTAATGCTCGCTTGCGTCGGGGATTGTACACAGgatgatacaaaatataaaactatgatagataataaaaaattaaatacattactaGAACAAATAGATTGGACATGTACGGACAATATGACATGTccaattaatatatataactatatacacgatcaatttaaaaacagctatgaaaaatgtgaatttactattaaaattaagactAATAATAAAGAACGAAATAACAACGAGTGGATTAATAAGAAGGTTATACAAGCTTGTGAAACTAGAGACAAACTATTTATACAGTGgactaaaaacacaaataattatattattaaacaaaaatataataaatatagaaattatgtaaattcattaattaataaaacaaaaaataaatacacaaaatataatatcatttcaaacaagaataattcaaaaaagCTGTGGGAGATACTTAACAAACTCACTGGTAGAATAAAATCTTCTATTGATTCAATACTGCGTAATGCATTTATTAAGAAAGGAACAACAAGTAACGatattgcaaataattttGCCTCCACTTTTCACAACAGTGTCAAACAAATAATCCCGAAATGTGTAGAACCATTGCTTGATAAAACATGCTATGAACACTCGGCAAATGTAAGCATGCGATTTAAGAGAGCCGACGCCAATTCAGTGGCCAAAATAATTAGAGCATTAAATAGCAACAAAGCTCCTGGGTTGGATAGAATAAGAGCAATTGACGTCAAATTACTTtgtgagaaaataaaaaataccttggcaaatttaataaacaccAGCATCATAAGTGGTAAATATCCGACAGAACTTAAAAAAGGCATTGTTCGTCCAATTCATAAAAATGGTAACAGAAACGATTATGACAAATATAGACCAATAACCATATTACCTACTATTgacaaaataatagaaaagtaTATTAGTAGCCaaatttacagtttttatGAACGCAACaacatattaacaaaaaatcaatacgGATTTCAACCGCATAAAAATACAACACAGCTGCTTTCCACCTTTACAGATAGTCTTTATAAACACCTTGACAGTAAAAAGCATGTCCTAATCGTATTTATTGACTATAGTAAGGCGTTTGACACCTTAAGGCACAGCACACtgataaaaaatctaaatgatAGCGGTATTAGAGGAAGTCTCTTGACATGGTGTGAGAATTATCTCCAAGATAGATCATATCAAGTTCGAGTCCTCAATGCTGACAGCTACCCAGTACACGTTACGGAAGGCACGGCACAGGGCTCGGTCCTCGGACCGCTGCACTATCTAACATATGTAAACAGCCTCTCCAATGCACTAAAACAGTGCGAGATCTATCAGTTTGCTGATGATACGTGCCTAGTTTCAACTGGTAATAGTGTAGATGAGGCTCTAACAAAACTTCAAAGTGATTTTGATACTCTCATTAGGTGGTCGCACGACGCAGGATTAGTACTCAATGCTtgcaaaacaaaattaatgtacgTTAGTTCAAGTCATAACCGCAGTGCAATTTCACCAAAATTAATAGCTCATAATCATAGTTGCCTACATTCCAAAAAATGCGACGCTATACATGTTTGCTCATGTGACGCTATAGGTCTCGTTAGCAATCACACATATCTTGGCTTAATCATTGACGATCGATTAAATT comes from Colias croceus chromosome 23, ilColCroc2.1 and encodes:
- the LOC123702426 gene encoding uncharacterized protein LOC123702426, with the translated sequence MSKCDICKKTVTKSIPGCECNKCERIVHLNTRCSGLTNKQIAALKAAPSLEWTCLECQRESPRRNSSIIIPEDDDEDDTHVQINAKKLLSNITREVEKAIKSEMRELNEALQFHSAKLDEVVESMDTFKQTIKTLERKNIELTNRNNNLETRVGALEQRLQEIEQAKLSKYVEIANIPHEATEVVNKLVEKVALKLNQPVESIRSSRRLQSKNQPANIMVELRNEKAQEDWLTAARSYNTKVSDVCPSHLNNNNTVFIREAMTKMNKNLLWETKQELKINLNFKYVWFKKGFVKARKDDSSKIYIIRSSADIHAIAKSKS